From the genome of Bubalus bubalis isolate 160015118507 breed Murrah chromosome 2, NDDB_SH_1, whole genome shotgun sequence, one region includes:
- the LDLRAP1 gene encoding low density lipoprotein receptor adapter protein 1 isoform X2 yields MDALKSAGRALIRSPSLAKQSWGCGGGRHRKLPENWTDTRETLLEGMLFSLKYLGMTLVEQPKGDELSAAAVRRIVATAKASGKKLQKVTLKVSPRGIILTDNITNQLIENVSIYRISYCTADKVHDKVFAYIAQSQHSENLECHAFLCTKRKMAQAVTLTVAQAFKVAFELWQVSKEEKEKREKANQEGADVLGGGPQDSAPSLKSLVVTGNLLDFEEMAKAPLSTVSANTTNTDEPPRPQALNSSSVVWLDDGLDEAFSRLAQSRTNPQVLDTGLTAQDIHYAQCLSPVDWDKPDSGGAEPDKLFNF; encoded by the exons AGCTGCCTGAAAACTGGACAGACACCCGGGAGACACTGCTCGAGGGTATGCTCTTCAGTCTCAAGTACCTGGGCATGACGCTGGTGGAGCAGCCCAAGGGTGACGAGCTGTCAGCCGCCGCCGTCAGGAGGATCGTAGCCACG GCCAAGGCCAGCGGGAAGAAGCTGCAGAAGGTGACTCTCAAGGTGTCGCCCCGGGGGATCATCCTGACGGACAACATCACCAACCAGCTCATTGAGAACGTGTCCATTTACAG GATCTCCTACTGCACGGCAGACAAGGTGCACGACAAAGTGTTTGCCTACATCGCGCAGAGCCAGCACAGTGAGAACCTCGAGTGCCACGCCTTCCTCTGCACCAAGCGGAAGATG GCCCAGGCTGTCACCCTCACAGTAGCCCAAGCCTTCAAAGTTGCCTTTGAGTTGTGGCAGGTATCCAAGGAAG agaaggagaagagggagaaagccAACCAAGAGGGAGCAGACGTCCTGGGCGGGGGCCCCCAAGACAGCGCCCCTTCGTTGAAGAGCC TGGTCGTCACTGGGAACCTGCTGGACTTTGAAGAGATGGCCAAGGCCCCGCTGTCCACGGTCAGCGCCAACACCACCAACACGGATGAGCCACCGCGGCCTCAAGCCTTAAACAGCAGCAGTGTTGTCTGG CTGGATGACGGCCTGGATGAAGCATTTTCAAG GCTGGCCCAGTCTCGGACGAACCCTCAGGTCCTGGACACTGGACTGACGGCACAGGACATTCATTACGCCCAGTGCCTCTCGCCCGTCGACTGGGACAAGCCTGACAGCGGCGGCGCCGAGCCGGACAAGCTCTTCAACTTCTGA
- the LDLRAP1 gene encoding low density lipoprotein receptor adapter protein 1 isoform X1 produces MDALKSAGRALIRSPSLAKQSWGCGGGRHRKLPENWTDTRETLLEGMLFSLKYLGMTLVEQPKGDELSAAAVRRIVATAKASGKKLQKVTLKVSPRGIILTDNITNQLIENVSIYRISYCTADKVHDKVFAYIAQSQHSENLECHAFLCTKRKMAQAVTLTVAQAFKVAFELWQVSKEEKEKREKANQEGADVLGGGPQDSAPSLKSLVVTGNLLDFEEMAKAPLSTVSANTTNTDEPPRPQALNSSSVVWELDDGLDEAFSRLAQSRTNPQVLDTGLTAQDIHYAQCLSPVDWDKPDSGGAEPDKLFNF; encoded by the exons AGCTGCCTGAAAACTGGACAGACACCCGGGAGACACTGCTCGAGGGTATGCTCTTCAGTCTCAAGTACCTGGGCATGACGCTGGTGGAGCAGCCCAAGGGTGACGAGCTGTCAGCCGCCGCCGTCAGGAGGATCGTAGCCACG GCCAAGGCCAGCGGGAAGAAGCTGCAGAAGGTGACTCTCAAGGTGTCGCCCCGGGGGATCATCCTGACGGACAACATCACCAACCAGCTCATTGAGAACGTGTCCATTTACAG GATCTCCTACTGCACGGCAGACAAGGTGCACGACAAAGTGTTTGCCTACATCGCGCAGAGCCAGCACAGTGAGAACCTCGAGTGCCACGCCTTCCTCTGCACCAAGCGGAAGATG GCCCAGGCTGTCACCCTCACAGTAGCCCAAGCCTTCAAAGTTGCCTTTGAGTTGTGGCAGGTATCCAAGGAAG agaaggagaagagggagaaagccAACCAAGAGGGAGCAGACGTCCTGGGCGGGGGCCCCCAAGACAGCGCCCCTTCGTTGAAGAGCC TGGTCGTCACTGGGAACCTGCTGGACTTTGAAGAGATGGCCAAGGCCCCGCTGTCCACGGTCAGCGCCAACACCACCAACACGGATGAGCCACCGCGGCCTCAAGCCTTAAACAGCAGCAGTGTTGTCTGG GAGCTGGATGACGGCCTGGATGAAGCATTTTCAAG GCTGGCCCAGTCTCGGACGAACCCTCAGGTCCTGGACACTGGACTGACGGCACAGGACATTCATTACGCCCAGTGCCTCTCGCCCGTCGACTGGGACAAGCCTGACAGCGGCGGCGCCGAGCCGGACAAGCTCTTCAACTTCTGA